In Serratia liquefaciens ATCC 27592, the genomic stretch GTGTCTCCATGGTATTTCCCTATTGATTGTCACTAACCCACGAAATAGAAAGCAGGGCGCATGAGACCACGCGCCCGGATCGGTATCAGGCTTTGGGTGCCAGCACCTGCAATAACAGTTGAGCGCCCTCGGCGGCATTGGGGGCTCGCTCGCAGATCACTGCGGCAAGAGCGGCCGGAGTCGGGTTCGCCTCTATATCCTTCGGCGCCAGCGCCACCGGCAGGTATTTGTTAAGTACCGCCAATAGGGCCATCAGAGCGTCCTGCGGCAGTTGCAGGGTACGGATATCGTCATCGTCACCCAGCCTGGCGTCCGGCGCGACCCGCGCCAGCAGCCGGTGCAGCAGTTGGCGAACCGGCATCTGACGTGCCTGGCCCGCTGAGGAGCATTGCGCCAACCACTGCGAAAGTGGCTGATTAAAGCTGTCCGGCCGGTTGGCGGCCCGTTTCAGCAAGGCGCCGTAAGTGGCGAACAGCTGCGGCAACAGCCGATCAGGGAAGGCGTCCAGGCGGACGTCCCAGTTGATCAGAATGCCGCCGTTGGCGTGTGCCACCTGCGCGTCCAGCGCCACCTGCGGCCCCTGGGAAATTACCCACTCCAGCGGGCCAAAGGTGCGGGTGACGTTGTCAGAAAACAACGCTTTGCCACGGATGCCAAACCCGGCGGTAAACACGACGGGTGAAGGCTGCATGCTGCCTTGCAGGCGCGACAAATCGCGCATCACGCTGACGCCGGGGTAATCGGCGTGAGCTATTAACTCCGCCAGCTGGGCCATCAGGCGGCGGCTGAAAGCCGGCAAGTTTTCAGCCGGGTTCAGCTCCACGCCCAGCAGCACCAGGTTAGAGAAGTCGCCAATGATCGGGGCGAGGTTGGCTTCATCCCGGTGGAACAGCGGCACGTTGAGCCTGAAGCGCGGCATGTTCCAGCCATGGCCGACGGTAACGGCAAACAGCGCCAGAAACAGGGATGACAGCGTGATGCCGTGCGCTCTGGCGGCATCCTCCAGCGCTTTGGTTTCGCTCGCGCTCAGTTGCAGCGCCAGCCGATCGCTGCGGCAAATATCCGGCGTGCGCAACAGGTGTGGTGCCGGCGGCAGCTGAGGCAGGCGTTCACGCCACCAGGCCTGAGCGCGAGTGCGACGTGACTGCTGCGCGGTATCGGCATAGTGACGATCCAGATAGTCAAAGTAGGGTACGCCATTGTCGGCGGGGGATGCCGGACATTGGTGATAAAACCGCGCCAAATCCTCCATCAACACGCGGAAACCCATGGCATCGCCGGCGATCATATCCAGATCAACATGCAGCCTGCTGTGGCCGCCCGGCAGCAGGCTGAGGCTGATATCGCAGGGGATACCTTGTTCCAGCGGCAGTTTTTGGCTGCTTTTTTGCTGCCGTTTGGCTGTGAGCCGGTGGCTCGCTTCGGGGGTATCGAACTGGCTGAAATCGTCCAGATGCAGGCCATGCTCAGGGCCGCAGGGGCTGATGGTCTGCTGGCCATCGGCCGTGATGCACAGGCGCAACATAGGGTGATGCAGGTAAAGGGCGGCAACGGCCTGTCTCAGTCGTTCGACGTCCAGGTCGCAGCAGTTAAATTCCGCATACAGGTGGGCGGATACGCCCCCCAGCGGCGCTTCGGATTGCCGACCTACCCAGTAGGCGGCCTGCATCGTGGTCAACGCTTTCATCGGGTTTCCATCAGTATTGAGAGACTGTAAGAATATATTGCAATGTTAATGGGAATGAAAATTATTACTATTTTTATTTGTTGGTATAAAACGTAAGGGTAATGTGGAAAGGGGAGATTCTCGCTCGCTTATAGAAAATATTAATACTGATATAATTATGTTTTATATTCATTTTAATTGAAATTATTGGTTTTATAGAACCCACAATAACTGCGTTTTATCGTTCAGCACTTTACCCGCTGCGCATCCTGTTTATTTGTTTAGTTGATAATGATTTGCATTAAAAAATGTAAAATATTATCATTATTAACATTTCTTTACGTTTCCAGACAAAAAATCTGCGTCCGCCCCCGGTTTATCTGGGGTGGGGCGGCTGTCTGCGGCAGGGATATGCAATAGCAAGGTCAGGAAGGCCGCAATGCCATTGTCAGTGTGAGAATCAGCGTCGTTACCTATGTGAAATAAAACATATTTTTGTGCATCTGGGATGAAAGGAGAATACATCTATGAGCAAGCATTCAGCGGCTCAAAGGCATAAAATCGTAGGAAACAAGGAAAAAGCAGGCTTGCAAGCCATTGGGGCATTTTCCTCACTCTTTCTGGGTCTTTGTTCTTTATCTGTGGGCAGCGTTAATGCCGCCGCAGTGGACGAAAAGGTGCAGGAAGCCGCCGACAGCAAACGTAACGATAATTGGCAGGACTCCGAAAGCCTGCTGGTGACCGGCGAAAAGATAAAGCGCAGCATTTTCGACACCGGCTCCAGCGTGCAGGTGTTCGACAGTGAGCGGATCGCCGCTATGCCCAATGCGTTGCAGATCCCCGATTTATTACGCATGACGGCCAACGTCATGGATGTTGGCATCGGTAACGATCTGCCCACCGTACGCGGTATCGACGGCTCCGGCCCGAACACCGGCGCCAACGCCTTCCTCAGCGGCACCCGTCCGCGCCTCAATTTGTCTCTGGATGGTCGCTCCCTGACCTATAACGAGCAGGCCTATGGCCCGCAGTCGCTGTGGGATCTGGATCGCGTCGAAGTGTTCCTCGGCCCGCAGAGCTATATTCAGGGGCGTAACGCCATTGCCGGTGCGATCGTGATGGCCAGTAAGGATCCCACTTTCGATTGGGAGAGTGCCTTCAAGGGCGGTGCGGGCAACCAGCACTCTTCGCAATTGTCCGCTATGGTTTCAGGCCCGCTGGTGGAAGATCAACTGGCGTTCCGCGTCAGCGTCGATCGCCAGCGTCGCCGCAGCGATGTCGATCTTCCTGCTTATGAGCCGGTGGGCGATCCGCGTGAGGTTGAAGCCACTACCGCACGTGCCAAACTGTTGTTCAATCCGGCAGGCCTGCGCGAGCTGACCACCAAGCTGACCTTTAACCACTTTGGCAGCACCTCGCCACAAAACGAGAGCCTCAACCCGCTGGTTCACCCGACCAGCCTGCGCCACGATCCGCGCCGAGCGGTGTTTAAAAGCAACACCAACAGCGGCGTTTGGGATCTGTCCTGGGAGCAATCCGACAGCCTGACGCTGGAAAACCGCGTTATTTATACCGACTTCAATATTAACCGTCCTACGGCTTATGCCTTGCCGTACGCCGATATCGGCGGAAAAGAGGTGCACGTGGAGCCGGTGGCGCGTTTTGGTGGGCCAGACAGCCGCCTGCGCGGGCTGGCGGGGTTGCGTTATTTCCACTCCAAGCAGGATGAGTTCGTTAATATTTTCGGCGGTTCGACCTTCAAGGATAAAACCGACACCAACTCGGCCTTTGCCGAGCTGACCTACGCCATCACGCCGAAGGTGGATATCACCGCCGCCAGCCGTTTGGAACGCGAGCACCGTCAGCGTACCGGCGGCAGCAAGGCCGTGCGTATCGATTTCGATGAAACCTACGACGTATTCCTGCCGAAGCTGGATCTGGCCTGGAAACCGACGGATACCCAGACCTACGGCGCCAAGGTGGCGCGCGGCTATAACGCCGGTGGCGCAGGCATCACCATCGGCACGCCGGTAGTCAATTACACCTATGGTTCGGAATATGTCTGGAACTATGAGTTGTACACCCGTCACCACCTGAAAGATGCCAACGTCATCCTGACCAGCAACATCTTCTACAACGACTACAAGGACATGCAGCTGCCGTATTCCCTGGGGCCGAACTCCTCGGTGATCCGCAATGCCGACAAGGTGGAAACCTACGGCGCGGAAATGGGGGCGACCTGGCAGCCGCGTTGGGACTTCGAACTGTTCACGAACGTCGGTCTGCTGAAGACCAAGATCAAGAAGTTCTCGGGCAGCGGCGTAGATGGGCATGAACTGGCGCGTGCGCCGGCTTATACCGCCAACATGGGCGCCAAGTACCAGTTGATGGCCGGGTTGGAACTGAGCGGCAACGTGGCGTTCTCGGACTCCTACTACTCGCAGTACGACAACGACTCTCGCGGGCGCATCGGATCTTACTGGTCGGCGAATACTCAACTGGCGTACACCTTCGCCTATGGCCGCGCCACCCTGTATGCGCAGAACCTGTTTGACTCGGAACGTCGCGTGATGGTCAGCGGCAACGACGTCTACACCGCGACTCAGCAGCGTCCACGCATGATCGGTGCGGCGCTGGAACTGACATTCTGATGCGATAGCAATCGGTCTGCAGCAGGGGCGTATTCACGCCTTGGATTGTTGGCGCTTGCGCGAGTTTGTCAGCGATCTGTGGTAGATACGTCCCTGTTTATGACCCGCGTTCCCCCGAGGTTCCGGTATGGCCGGGCACAAGGAGATAGAGCAGTGAGCGGTTATTTTGACAATATTCTCAGCGATGACGAGGCCCAGCGTCTGGACCTGGCGTTTCAGACGCTGGGCGAGCGGGCGGCGGATGCCTCACAGCCATTGAGCGAAGCGGAAGAACTGGCGTGGTTCATGCACCAGCAGCGCGGCGACGGCGGTTGCCAGCAGGCGATGGCCTGGCGGCTGGGCGGCGAGCCGGATATCGGCAGACTGGCCAGCGCGCTGGAGGCTCTGACCCGACTGATGCCGGAACTGGACGTTCGTTACGATTTCGACGATGAGCAAGGCTTACGCAAACTGCGCGGCAACGCAACGCTGAATCCGGTGAGCATTCAGCCTGTCGCGGACGAACAGCAGGCGGTAAGCCGTCTGTTGCAAGCGCAGGCGACGCCTCTTGAGTTGGCAAGCGAAGCGCCGCTTCGTTTTCTGCTGTTTACCGGTGCCGGTTCGGTGCTGGGCGTCGTTGCCCACGATATTTTGGCTGAAAGGCTGTCGTGTCGACAATTATTGACGATGCTGTCGGCGCTGTATAATCGCCATGATCCCCTGCCAGTCCCGGACACTCTGTCGCCGGTTGCACTGAATAATCCATTGCCGGAAGCGACGGAGCTGGTTCTGCCGTGGCCACGCCATGCGACAGCGCTGCGGGACTACCGACAATTGGCAGCACAGGACGAACGTCTGGCGCAGGCCGGGGTACGTATAGCGACCCGCGTGGCGCGCAAGATTTTGCCCGTAACCGATAACCCAACCACCTTACTGGCGGCGATCACCGTTCGCTTTGGCCGCTTTATCGCCGCTCAGTCCGGCGGGCAACCGGTGCAGTTGTGCGTGCCGCTCGACGACGCACAACAGGCGAACGGTATGGACGGCTGGCAGGGCGCCAGCCGATTGAAACGCCTGACCTTGCAGCCTGCGGATCAGGAGGCGGAAAGCCGACTGCTGGCACAGCAAACGGCGGAAGCGCCCAACCCAGAATTGGCTCAGCTTCTGGTGAGCTGGCTGGCGGATCCTTCGGTGGCGCTGCAGTTGGATGGGGTTAACGCTGAACGCCTGCTGTTACCGCCGCTGCATACGCCTTTTGAACTGATGCTGGCTTTGAGCCTGCCCGAGCCGGACTCGATGGTGTTGGAGCTAGTGGCGGATCCGCGCCTGACCCCGCATGTCGCGCCGTTCCTGCTGGAGCAGTTCGTCGCTTATCTCGCCGGACGGACGATCACGACAGCCCTGCTGCCTGCCGCTGAGCAACCGTTGGCCCAGCCCGAAGCTGTCCTGGCGGGAGAGGATGCACAACAACAAGAAAATGATGAAATCGCCCAATTGATCCTGGCGGAATTCCGCGATGCCCTGGTGGCGCCGGACATGACCGTCGATGAAGATTTCTTCGATCGCGGCGGGCATTCGCTGGTCGCGACCCGCGTCATCGGTCGCTTGTTAAGCCTGCACCGTATCGAACTCAACATTAACGACCTGTTCAGTCACGCCACGGCCCGAGGGCTGTCGGCCTACGCCAAACGTCAGGCGGTTACGGCACCGGCGGTACAAGCGCCCAGTACGCAGCTGCGGGATGAGGTGGTCCAGGCACCGCTGTCGCTGGCCCAGCACTCCCTGTGGAAAGTGTACGAGGCCTTCGGTCACGACGAGATTTTCAATCTGCCTTTCGCCATCAATTTCCTCGATCCGGTGGATGAAATGGCCCTGCGTCAGGCGTTTATCGACGTCATGACGCGCCACAGCGTATTGCGTTCACTGTTTATCGAACATCAGGGGGAGGTTCGCCAACAGGTCGTGCCTGCGGCTGAACTGCTCGATTACGAGTGGTTCCACTTCTCTTATGAAACACCGGCCGGTAACGCCAGCGAACTGTTGGCCAAGGCCGGCGACCACCGCTTTGATCTGACCCGCGAGCTGCCGCTGCGCGCTACCTTCCTGCGTGACGCGGCAACCGGCCGGCAACTGCTTTCGCTGCTGTTCCACCATGTGGTGCTGGATGAATGGTCGCTGAACCTGATGATGGACGAGCTGGGCATCGCCTACAGCCACCGTGTGGCAGGGCAGAAGCCGCAGTGGAAAGGTGAAGTGCCGCAGTTTTATGCCTTTGCCCGGCAGCAGCAGGCC encodes the following:
- a CDS encoding condensation domain-containing protein; the encoded protein is MKALTTMQAAYWVGRQSEAPLGGVSAHLYAEFNCCDLDVERLRQAVAALYLHHPMLRLCITADGQQTISPCGPEHGLHLDDFSQFDTPEASHRLTAKRQQKSSQKLPLEQGIPCDISLSLLPGGHSRLHVDLDMIAGDAMGFRVLMEDLARFYHQCPASPADNGVPYFDYLDRHYADTAQQSRRTRAQAWWRERLPQLPPAPHLLRTPDICRSDRLALQLSASETKALEDAARAHGITLSSLFLALFAVTVGHGWNMPRFRLNVPLFHRDEANLAPIIGDFSNLVLLGVELNPAENLPAFSRRLMAQLAELIAHADYPGVSVMRDLSRLQGSMQPSPVVFTAGFGIRGKALFSDNVTRTFGPLEWVISQGPQVALDAQVAHANGGILINWDVRLDAFPDRLLPQLFATYGALLKRAANRPDSFNQPLSQWLAQCSSAGQARQMPVRQLLHRLLARVAPDARLGDDDDIRTLQLPQDALMALLAVLNKYLPVALAPKDIEANPTPAALAAVICERAPNAAEGAQLLLQVLAPKA
- a CDS encoding TonB-dependent receptor, whose translation is MSKHSAAQRHKIVGNKEKAGLQAIGAFSSLFLGLCSLSVGSVNAAAVDEKVQEAADSKRNDNWQDSESLLVTGEKIKRSIFDTGSSVQVFDSERIAAMPNALQIPDLLRMTANVMDVGIGNDLPTVRGIDGSGPNTGANAFLSGTRPRLNLSLDGRSLTYNEQAYGPQSLWDLDRVEVFLGPQSYIQGRNAIAGAIVMASKDPTFDWESAFKGGAGNQHSSQLSAMVSGPLVEDQLAFRVSVDRQRRRSDVDLPAYEPVGDPREVEATTARAKLLFNPAGLRELTTKLTFNHFGSTSPQNESLNPLVHPTSLRHDPRRAVFKSNTNSGVWDLSWEQSDSLTLENRVIYTDFNINRPTAYALPYADIGGKEVHVEPVARFGGPDSRLRGLAGLRYFHSKQDEFVNIFGGSTFKDKTDTNSAFAELTYAITPKVDITAASRLEREHRQRTGGSKAVRIDFDETYDVFLPKLDLAWKPTDTQTYGAKVARGYNAGGAGITIGTPVVNYTYGSEYVWNYELYTRHHLKDANVILTSNIFYNDYKDMQLPYSLGPNSSVIRNADKVETYGAEMGATWQPRWDFELFTNVGLLKTKIKKFSGSGVDGHELARAPAYTANMGAKYQLMAGLELSGNVAFSDSYYSQYDNDSRGRIGSYWSANTQLAYTFAYGRATLYAQNLFDSERRVMVSGNDVYTATQQRPRMIGAALELTF
- a CDS encoding condensation domain-containing protein, whose protein sequence is MSGYFDNILSDDEAQRLDLAFQTLGERAADASQPLSEAEELAWFMHQQRGDGGCQQAMAWRLGGEPDIGRLASALEALTRLMPELDVRYDFDDEQGLRKLRGNATLNPVSIQPVADEQQAVSRLLQAQATPLELASEAPLRFLLFTGAGSVLGVVAHDILAERLSCRQLLTMLSALYNRHDPLPVPDTLSPVALNNPLPEATELVLPWPRHATALRDYRQLAAQDERLAQAGVRIATRVARKILPVTDNPTTLLAAITVRFGRFIAAQSGGQPVQLCVPLDDAQQANGMDGWQGASRLKRLTLQPADQEAESRLLAQQTAEAPNPELAQLLVSWLADPSVALQLDGVNAERLLLPPLHTPFELMLALSLPEPDSMVLELVADPRLTPHVAPFLLEQFVAYLAGRTITTALLPAAEQPLAQPEAVLAGEDAQQQENDEIAQLILAEFRDALVAPDMTVDEDFFDRGGHSLVATRVIGRLLSLHRIELNINDLFSHATARGLSAYAKRQAVTAPAVQAPSTQLRDEVVQAPLSLAQHSLWKVYEAFGHDEIFNLPFAINFLDPVDEMALRQAFIDVMTRHSVLRSLFIEHQGEVRQQVVPAAELLDYEWFHFSYETPAGNASELLAKAGDHRFDLTRELPLRATFLRDAATGRQLLSLLFHHVVLDEWSLNLMMDELGIAYSHRVAGQKPQWKGEVPQFYAFARQQQAGGVAQQHLDYWLDNLRDAPVGQPLFQQEPSHHPAVPADADVNGGWLEFDVEPTVAEGLYAQARKNNASLFNVVYAGITTALRLLGGPTDLLVGTSTSGRNDAEFFDTIGYFTTVVVHRVRFADQLTVAGLIDQVKNTINGSMPYTDIPIDLVEEGLFGAHADRKNHMFEVFIQIHSRIKLNGAFTLQDGSTVAYRQVEPEKTESLLGLQFEVMEENLDGVKSLRVMMTYRTDHYTAQQAGLIAATIQHVFSHFAQQAGGDMPLSALPPAPQQ